In Heterodontus francisci isolate sHetFra1 chromosome 5, sHetFra1.hap1, whole genome shotgun sequence, one DNA window encodes the following:
- the LOC137369986 gene encoding zinc finger protein PLAG1-like isoform X2, whose translation MILRHMVTHSPQKTHKCTYCEKMFHRKDHLKNHLQTHDPNKEAFKCEECGKNYNTKLGYKRHLALHAATSGDLTCKVCLQTFESTGVLLEHLKTHAGKSSSGTKEKKHQCDHCDRCFYTRKDVRRHMVVHTGRKDFLCQYCAQRFGRKDHLTRHMKKSHSQELLKVKTEPPDIMDLFSSNPSLSLKEELSPVMSMVSSELTTRPFTNTLQMSIYSAHIQTMQTLGSTNQMVSTPLPLGMGCPLEIESSIRSPQELSSKYFLGSTSYAIAMPEKGQPLKSEIDSYLMDLQSDCLSSAHDVQSSSSKQGLEPQAGSLSDGSGGILLSKSPAVLSEPLNTSCLDFSQLLSFLPLNSPPYNQPVSLGNPGMCYTQEEPHASIIPLPPQCQDSHETGNSIGLNALHPLSTVFTTSLSTTTLPRFHQAFQ comes from the exons ATGATTTTAAG GCATATGGTCACCCATTCACCCCAGAAGACCCACAAGTGTACTTACTGTGAGAAAATGTTCCATCGTAAAGATCATCTAAAGAACCACCTGCAGACTCATGATCCAAACAAGGAAGCCTTTAAGTGTGAGGAATGTGGGAAAAACTACAATACAAAGCTTGGTTATAAGCGTCATCTGGCTCTACATGCTGCAACGAGTGGTGACCTGACCTGTAAAGTGTGCTTACAAACATTTGAAAGCACTGGGGTGTTACTGGAGCACCTAAAGACACATGCTGGCAAGTCATCAAGTGGCACAAAGGAAAAAAAACACCAGTGTGACCACTGTGACCGTTGTTTCTATACTCGTAAAGATGTTCGGAGACATATGGTAGTACACACTGGAAGGAAAGACTTCCTTTGTCAGTACTGTGCCCAGAGGTTTGGTCGGAAGGACCATTTGACACGCCACATGAAAAAAAGTCATTCACAGGAGCTGCTAAAGGTGAAAACTGAACCACCAGACATTATGGATCTATTTAGCTCTAATCCATCATTGTCATTAAAAGAGGAGCTAAGTCCAGTGATGTCAATGGTTTCCAGTGAACTGACAACTAGGCCATTTACAAATACTTTACAAATGAGTATCTACAGTGCCCATATTCAGACCATGCAAACATTAGGGTCAACAAACCAAATGGTCTCTACTCCATTACCTTTAGGAATGGGTTGCCCACTAGAAATTGAGTCTTCAATTCGCTCTCCTCAAGAACTCTCCTCAAAATATTTTCTTGGTTCTACCTCATATGCCATTGCAATGCCTGAAAAAGGACAACCATTAAAGAGTGAGATAGACAGTTACTTAATGGATCTACAAAGTGATTGTCTTTCTTCTGCCCATGACGTACAATCGTCCTCATCAAAGCAAGGCTTGGAGCCCCAGGCAGGGTCTCTGAGTGATGGATCTGGGGGTATTTTGCTTTCAAAAAGCCCAGCAGTCCTCAGTGAACCTCTGAATACATCATGCTTGGACTTTTCTCAGTTGTTAAGTTTCTTGCCACTTAATAGCCCTCCATACAATCAGCCCGTTTCTTTGGGCAATCCTGGAATGTGTTATACGCAGGAGGAACCTCATGCATCCATAATTCCTCTCCCGCCACAGTGCCAGGATTCACATGAAACTGGCAACAGTATTGGTCTCAATGCTCTGCATCCCTTATCTACAGTCTTCACAACTAGCTTAAGCACAACAACCCTACCACGGTTTCACCAGGCTTTTCAGTAG
- the LOC137369986 gene encoding zinc finger protein PLAG1-like isoform X1, translated as MATVIPADLLEVKETQKVVAGKRTRSEIKSRKSFPCQLCGKIFTSVDKLKVHSYSHTGERPYKCSHEDCTKAFVSKYKLLRHMVTHSPQKTHKCTYCEKMFHRKDHLKNHLQTHDPNKEAFKCEECGKNYNTKLGYKRHLALHAATSGDLTCKVCLQTFESTGVLLEHLKTHAGKSSSGTKEKKHQCDHCDRCFYTRKDVRRHMVVHTGRKDFLCQYCAQRFGRKDHLTRHMKKSHSQELLKVKTEPPDIMDLFSSNPSLSLKEELSPVMSMVSSELTTRPFTNTLQMSIYSAHIQTMQTLGSTNQMVSTPLPLGMGCPLEIESSIRSPQELSSKYFLGSTSYAIAMPEKGQPLKSEIDSYLMDLQSDCLSSAHDVQSSSSKQGLEPQAGSLSDGSGGILLSKSPAVLSEPLNTSCLDFSQLLSFLPLNSPPYNQPVSLGNPGMCYTQEEPHASIIPLPPQCQDSHETGNSIGLNALHPLSTVFTTSLSTTTLPRFHQAFQ; from the exons ATGGCCACTGTCATCCCGGCTGATCTTTTAGAAGTAAAGGAAACTCAAAAGGTTGTAGCCGGGAAGCGTACACGTAGTGAAATCAAATCGAGAAAATCCTTTCCTTGTCAGTTGTGTGGAAAGATCTTCACTAGTGTTGACAAATTGAAAGTGCATTCATATTCACACACCGGAGAAAGACCCTACAAGTGTTCACACGAAGACTGTACCAAGGCATTTGTGTCTAAATATAAACTACTGAG GCATATGGTCACCCATTCACCCCAGAAGACCCACAAGTGTACTTACTGTGAGAAAATGTTCCATCGTAAAGATCATCTAAAGAACCACCTGCAGACTCATGATCCAAACAAGGAAGCCTTTAAGTGTGAGGAATGTGGGAAAAACTACAATACAAAGCTTGGTTATAAGCGTCATCTGGCTCTACATGCTGCAACGAGTGGTGACCTGACCTGTAAAGTGTGCTTACAAACATTTGAAAGCACTGGGGTGTTACTGGAGCACCTAAAGACACATGCTGGCAAGTCATCAAGTGGCACAAAGGAAAAAAAACACCAGTGTGACCACTGTGACCGTTGTTTCTATACTCGTAAAGATGTTCGGAGACATATGGTAGTACACACTGGAAGGAAAGACTTCCTTTGTCAGTACTGTGCCCAGAGGTTTGGTCGGAAGGACCATTTGACACGCCACATGAAAAAAAGTCATTCACAGGAGCTGCTAAAGGTGAAAACTGAACCACCAGACATTATGGATCTATTTAGCTCTAATCCATCATTGTCATTAAAAGAGGAGCTAAGTCCAGTGATGTCAATGGTTTCCAGTGAACTGACAACTAGGCCATTTACAAATACTTTACAAATGAGTATCTACAGTGCCCATATTCAGACCATGCAAACATTAGGGTCAACAAACCAAATGGTCTCTACTCCATTACCTTTAGGAATGGGTTGCCCACTAGAAATTGAGTCTTCAATTCGCTCTCCTCAAGAACTCTCCTCAAAATATTTTCTTGGTTCTACCTCATATGCCATTGCAATGCCTGAAAAAGGACAACCATTAAAGAGTGAGATAGACAGTTACTTAATGGATCTACAAAGTGATTGTCTTTCTTCTGCCCATGACGTACAATCGTCCTCATCAAAGCAAGGCTTGGAGCCCCAGGCAGGGTCTCTGAGTGATGGATCTGGGGGTATTTTGCTTTCAAAAAGCCCAGCAGTCCTCAGTGAACCTCTGAATACATCATGCTTGGACTTTTCTCAGTTGTTAAGTTTCTTGCCACTTAATAGCCCTCCATACAATCAGCCCGTTTCTTTGGGCAATCCTGGAATGTGTTATACGCAGGAGGAACCTCATGCATCCATAATTCCTCTCCCGCCACAGTGCCAGGATTCACATGAAACTGGCAACAGTATTGGTCTCAATGCTCTGCATCCCTTATCTACAGTCTTCACAACTAGCTTAAGCACAACAACCCTACCACGGTTTCACCAGGCTTTTCAGTAG